The stretch of DNA AGATTATTATCTCCAACGGAGAACACGACTTCTGCTACATTTTATGGGTGGATCCGTGGGGAGAGGGGATCTGAAACGATGTTCATGTTTTACAAAGCTTTTATATTTCCAACTCCCAGGTTCAAAATATTTAACTCACGAAAACAATAAGTGTCCGAAACAAATCTCCtcgaaagaaaaggaaagaaaatatttatgagCGCATctgaagaaattgaaattcaatgatttaataaaatatcttagaCGAATTAGTACCTTGGCCACTTAAATGAGAGGCCATGTAGAGGGTCTTCCCACCAGGAGCAGCACAGCCATCGACGATAGTTTCACCAGGTTGAGGATCCACAACAGAAATTACTAGACCTGTAACCAAGGATATGACACACTGTACGATAATCCAACCATGCAAAgtaaaaatttctttaaattcaaaaaggaaaataaagaccGGTTGAAATCTATACATTGATTAGCATATTGGGTAAAATAGTGCGTGTGTAAATGCAAGGCCTTTGGTCACAAATTCCATCAATCACAACAAAATCTTACAAAGAAAACCAATATAGGAACATGAATgcataaaataatgtattatgccTGGTGGGTCATCTAGCAAAGCAGAGGCCAGTGGCAGTGTTCCAAGTGAAAAgcaaaagaggagaaaataaaCTTTAGATATTACTGCCTTATATGAATCCCTTCTATGAGAAAAGATGACAGGTTGACCTGCACTTTCGTCCTGAACTGAACATAAACCCTTTTTGAGCAGACCAGCATGAATGACAATCTGAAATACGAGCCTATAAACAGTCAGCTTAAACGAGAAAGTCATGCTTACTTCATAAGAGCTAGTAACagcaaaaacaaatataactCCAATGCCTCCcatgtgaaaaaatataaaagaaattaaagtaaaaGATAACCCAAAGCAAGCAAGTATTTAGCTAAAGCACAATTACACAATGTTGAACCTAATAGCTATTATTACATAAGGTAGAAAATATGCATATAGTTCAGTCCCAATGGTTTTTCTCCTCTAATCAGTGTTTGACTCCATAGAAATTCATAATACTCGCACAAGGAAATTCATACCTGCAACCCAGTTTTGATACGAACAAATTCATCTAAATACAATGAAAGCTTGTGTGGGACCTGAAACTTAAATCTGTCAGGAAGACGTTGACGATATAGAGTAAAAGGTAATATACAATTGTATAGTGCAAATGTAACATGAACTTCTGCTCAAACCTGATGAGAAAGAAAGGAATTCATTGAAAAAAATGCAGAATTTTATAAATGTACAAAaacattaaacaataaaaataaaataaaaagcagATACTGTGATAAGCAAATGCCACATTCAATCATGACAGAGGTAGCACCTTCAATTCATTAAGCTGTGCTACAAGGTCATCTCTTGAAAAACCACTTGCACGATTTGCTCtgaaattatcataaaaatatagcTTGAGTTCTTTATTGCTTGTGTATTTGTGTTACATACTACCCATAGCTCtgaaattatcataaaaatattcacTAGCCTTAAGCTGAAACTGGGCTCACTGTTGTTCCATATCATCAATTTAATGGCTTCTTCCTGGCCGAGATACTTTGTCCATCTCCTTACCATCCACTGCAAAAGGAACAATAAGAAAATGTTTCGATTAAATTTTACTTACCTTAGTTTGTTGATAGCAACTTTAGTAAATTGCGAAGTTCCTTTTGTTAACCTTTACATGTTAGTTTGGTTAAAAGAATACTAAACTATTCATTATACAGTGGTCCTCTTCCTTCCCATGTAGGATCCCAAATATGCCAATTGGAACCTTGGGTAGTACTATTGGAGTAATATATCCCTACTATACTTTGCTTTATAGAAAAAGTAAACTAACATGGTTATGCCAAATAAGGTAAACAAATTTGTTCATTGTTATAATTTAGAACAGAGAAAGGAAATTAGTGGTTAGTTAAGTTAGAGGGGTTAACTAGATAGAGATAAAGAATATGAGGATGCAAGAGAGATGGGGACGTTTTATGTTTATCAATTGTAAACAAAGCATTAGCTTTGTGTAAAAGGGTAAACAGTCTGAGGAGAGATTTATCTCCTTTTTTCTGACCTCGAGTCCATAATCTTCACTCTCTTTGTTGATGCATCCACTTCTTCCTCCataatgatttttatttctCTTGCTAACCTCAcctcattttttgttttttctccaCTACAGAGGGTGTGATTCTTCATTACCGAACCTTCTTGCATCTGAGAATTTTTCAAACGAACACCTCAGGTAACTTACTCATTAATATTCTAACTATCTTAACTTACGTCTCTTCTCCTTATATCCTAACAGAATACTCTTAAACCTCTTCTTGCATATAACAGGGATAGACATTTAGGATATATTTATCTAGGCATTTGATCTTAGGTACAGCAAACTTATGTTTGACCAATGATACTAACCTGAGAATATAAACAACCAAGAAACCACCATTCAAAGTGAGAAACATTAGATTTTAGTGTACTGTATCTAAATTCTGAAATACAAATTCCACCTtctaaataaaaagtttatggCCTTCAACGTTAGcctattaattatgttttgataaCAACCacaaaatattaagaaaataccAATAGCATAGCACTTTAGGTATGCTAGAGCATTGTAGAAAATGAGTACAAACTAAATAGTTCCAATTCTtctttgttgaattttttgtttacAGACATTTTGAATATCTTAAGCTTATACCGTACCCATACTTCAATGGAATAGAGGTTATTGCTGAGCACAAAATAAAAGGTTTTATGCTTATCGGTCTCTGATGCAGTGATTCCTACTTCTGAATTTTCCTAAATTAGAATAACGACTTGAGGTAGAGAAAAAGTGAAAGCAGTAAGTCACTCACAACTGGATGTGAGTGCAGAGTTGCCAACGCACGTGCTTGAGCACGGTCATCACCCTCCACTTTGGGCAAAGGAAGAGTACCGTTCTCCTGCAAACCAAACATCAATGTATTTGATAAAATTCTTCATGATTTCCCACTCTTACAGTTAAGATATTcaatatacaaaaagtaaaaccTTAAGCACAACTAGCTTTCGGAGGATTCCGTTGACCATGTTGCCAGCCCCAGGTCTGAGAGCAACTTTAGCAAGCTCCACGTTCTGCATTTCATACAGCAGATTCATACTACAACGAAGAGAAGGTTGGACTATAGTATTGAACCAAAACCTCAAAATTAACCAGTCAAAATTACAGTAACATGACTTCagaatttatttacaaaaactaattattcagaaaaagaaaaaaaaaagaaatataggttgaatttcaaaacaataaaacacGTAAGCATAACACATCATCTCTACCACAACATTAAACAAATTGAATTCAACAAATGAAAATCCTTTGCAactataaatttaattcatatcCATTATTCAAATTATAATCTTTATGATATTTTCTCAAGccttatgaaatatgaattgaacCAATTCATCTACTAAACAAGAATTACACATGGGCCAAAAAAAGTACCTCATCTACAACAGCATAAGGTGGCATGTCCAATTTGACAACCTCATAGAAGCCAATTCGTAGAATCTGAACCAATTAAAGTACTAAGATCATTAATAATGTCCAAAGAACATAAGTCAGGCTGATGAATGTTTAACTACACCATGTACTTTATTTCAAAGATCCAGCAGAAAATCTTTAATGGGCAGTGTTCgacgaaattaaaaaaaaaaatgtaattttgcTCTTTTCTTTACCCTCTCTCTGTTTGTGCTGTATATGACGAATTCAATTAGCCAGTGACTGAAACAAACATGATCGTAAGAAATATAGAGCTCAAATTCACCTGTAAGAGAAGAGGTTCCATGCTAGATATATCTTTATCATGACATAGTGAATTGATCAGATGATCAAGATATCTTCTCCAGCGAATTGTGCCACCAACAATGTCTGTGACCTATGTAATTTGTAGTTCGAACAGAGAAAAGAATCAATAATTTGTTGATGAAGTAATATGAACAGGTGTTTagtttaaaactcaaaatacTTCAAAGTTTCAGCCTAAAAAGGACTGATAATACTCTGGATTTTGCAAAGTCTGATCAAATAGGAGAAATTGGGGGAAGTAATCAACGACTAATTTGAACTGTAAATCAAGCATTATACTCGTACAGTATGCTTAATCTCAGATGAAGATAAGCGATCATTCGATCATTCCCATATACCACTTTCACAAAAGACAACAaaaactcatttatatattgaattattgatatgaaaatagaaaagttGTTGCCATTGACCAAAGCATCAATCTTGAAGTTATTAGATATTAAAgagaatatttaaatataagaaagaaataaCATTTTGCACTGTAAGTTATGAAGCAGAGCAGAAAAAGGGTTCAAAGTGATAACAAACAACACTAACCAATCTAAGGTCGTGATGACTCAACTCCCGAGTGCGAAAACCGAGCGTTCTTTGAACATACCCCATCTCGTTTTCACCAGAACCTTTCCCTTTCTCGTTGAGAAGGTCAGCAAAAGCACCACCGAGCTCAATTCGCATCAACCTCACCGCTGAAACTACAACATCGACAAAACCAaaccaacaaataaaaaactccCCTTTCTTTCAAAGCACACACGACGATGAGGGAAAAAGTAGATGTACCAGCTCTATGAGGAGAAACCTCTAAATTCAGCTTCTGGGGTTTGAGCAAACGTTTGCCACTGCCtgaaagtttcatttttttttttgcaatagTGAAGGAAGCATTGAATGAAGTAGAAGCATTGTAGCAGGAAATGAAAAAGCATGCTTTGTTTGTCGTTACCTTTGGAAGTGGTGGGAATGGATATGTTGGTGCTGCGGCTTCTACGGGGAAACTTCAATGGcttggaagaagaagatgataatGCAGCTTTGCGGGGTTTTGCGGGGACAGGTAAAGCCATATACAGCACCTGCGCCATGCTTAGATTCTTTCGACCTTCGATTCCTAACTTCGTACTCGTTTCTTTGGCTTTGCTATTTGGATAATAAaggtttcttcttcttcttttttcatttcaagAATAAACCATCAAatcaaaattccaaaaaatagtatataagccatggaattatataaaaattattatcattattatttcaacttaaatatattttatccttaataatacatcatttgTTAAACTAGGTTGTGATTGGTTTCTTCCTTTCCCATTTCAAGTTGTTCCTTTTTTTCAACTCGCATTCTCTATTATCTACACGACGACACATTGGCTAACGCGTTACATCATAAACCAAATAATTCTCCCTTTATCCAAAAACACCATTTTCCATCCTAAATTTTCTCCTCTTGTTCTTGGTTCATCTCTTTTCTCCGGAAAATCGTTCATCATCGTGTTCACATCGCTatgtgttattttcttttcaatgacTAAGATTTTCATTAATTACATTTCATCATCTGTTCCCTCAGATTATGATTGTCTGAATTTTAGGATGAATAGAGTTTAAATCAgaatttctttattaatattttctttataaataaaggtcatgatgaaaataaaagttaaagcCATGGTGTGTTATGGAAGTGACAACCATGTTGTAGTTGACTTTATATATATGCTAATGAAGATTTAGATTagtaacaaaaacaataatattgcACATGTTAGGAACATTTCTTTCCATTTCAGATTAATAGCCATGGCAATAAGTACATCTTTTTCAATGCAAAGACTACATCAATTTACTCAATTGAATAGTTTGAAGAAGACACATGCAGTGAAAGCGAATGCAGTAGACTTAACAGAAAGAAAGGTTGGCATTCTACCCTTATCCTTCCTTACAAAAATGGCTTGGTATAagggaaaattgataaaaaccaaaaacccaCACAAGAGAATTTGCAATGCCATTTTCTCAAGAAATGCACCTTTTCCAAGGACCAAGTCCTTCAAAGTTAGAAGCAAACAAAACAGATTGAGCAATGCAAGTGTTGCTAGAACAGTGAAATAAGGAGAAGAGGTTCCAAACTCCATCATCTCTTTCTCGTAACGTTGAGCAACATCATCTTCTGTGACCTTTGGTGTGAGTAAAAACGATGGATTTGAATGTCCAAACAATCCTGAGATGAAGTTTAACAAGGAAAACAGAAAGGAACTTGATCTCACGTACAACCACATTCTTGTACCATTGCACCAACCTTGGATTGATCCTCCCTTACTCAAACCCTCAATCAAACTATAACCAATCTCTCCAACAATTACATATGCGAAAGGTATAAACCATAAGCTACACACCTGTTGAACCAATAGATTAAGCACAAAAACGTTAGCAACATTATCTGTTAAGTATAAACTTTGAGTAATTTACAATGTGAGTTTATGTTTGATAAGGAGCTTGAGAGAAGAAAATGGTGTAAAGTTGTGATTTTTTGTGAGAAAGGTCATACCTTTGGAAAGAAGGAAATGCCCTTAAGGAGATAAAGTGAAGGGATGATGGAGTAATATAGTACTGACAAGGAAGTGAATGCAAATGTGTTATAATGCAAATATCCCAATTGTAGGCCTAAGTTGATCTTGTAATCACCATAACATTTAGGTCTGAACTCAGAAAACAGAAGTTGCAATTGACCTTCACCCCATCTTCTGAGTTGAACAAGTGTGCGAAGTAAGTTAGTGGGAGCAataccacaaaaacctgttatTGATGGGTTATAGTATACTGATTTCCATCCTTGTGACTGTATCCATAACCCTGTTACCACGTCCTCCACAAGACACCCATATATTGAACCAATCTACAACACAAGAAATCATTTACTGTACTACgattatgattatgattatgaATATGAATGTGTTGTAAGTTGTAACTATGATTATGAATGTGACTGTGAAAGTGTTAAGAGATTATTACTAAATCACCTTCTTCCCCCATAAAGTATTTTTCTCATAAGTGCAATCTGCTAAAGCCTTTGATTTTTCTGCTAGTTCATGCAGGTTTTCTTCAGTCACCTCATTCTCATTCTCATCGTTCCAATCATTTTTGTGTTCACGCCTAAACTTGTTCACACAGAGAGCATCTCTTCTGAAAAAGCAACAAGTTCCAATACAAACAGGGCCACCAAAACCATCTGTGCCACGGAGGTCTACCTTCAAAGTGATCAAGAAGCGTTAAATTACTTTCAGAGAAAAAAGCTTTAGATTACATCGATAATTTAAggattaagtatatttttattactcttTAATCAAAAGTTGGAATTCGTTCCTGAAACTTCGAtatattttagttcttaaactttaaaaatgaacaaatataatctttttaacctATTTATGTTAACTTCTTTTGACGTCTCGAACACTTTTTATATTAGTATCGAAGTTTTTTACACTGTTTAACACATTCTTTGTTCAATATTTACTGAAAAATGTGTTCGATATCTCAACAAAAGTtaacgtaattgagttaaaaggactatattcattcatttttaaaatgtaaggaccaaaatatattaaaattttggagaatgacgaattccaattttagaTCAAAGTTCAGATACTAAAAAGATACTTAACCCATAATTTAAATCACTCACCTCCAGAATTTCTGATAAAGCATTCCCGTATAGATCATTCTTTccaatattataaaaagtttgtgGAAATTGCACGTAAGCAATTTCTCGGCCTTTATCTTCGTCCATGAAAAAACATAGAGCGTCTCTCACTGATTGTGAATGGGTTGAGTACATGTCACAATCCAGAATTAGAATGATTTTCCCATTGCTAATCGCCGAAGACACTCTTAGCTACAGGTCAAACAAATGTAATGTTATATTATTCAATGCATCTCGatagaataattattttgtgaAAGGTTACTGGCAACGTAACACGTGTGATTAAGtttaatcaaaaaattaagttgagttttattatttttaagaaaacaattCATTCTAAGTcaactaaaatttgaaattttggttctacgagagaaaaaaaaaaatccaaacataTTAGTTTAGAGTTTAAAAGCTGTTCCACTTATCTAAAAGCACCTAAAATCATATGGATAAGGATTTCAATAATTTGTAATCTGTGTCgatataaataacatataatgTGATCTCAGATAAATGATTCACTAGGATTTCAATAATTTGTAATCTGTGTCAATAATTTAACTTAACTCACCTCCAGAATTtctcatataaaataaaattcagaaataaatctaaatttcacgttaataataaaaaaattgaacacaaTATAAGGTTTGAAAACCTATAAACTAACAAATAATACTTGATTGTTATTTTCTTACAAGTCGAATAAAAGATTTAACCTTTACGTTGGAAAAGTTTTTATATgatcataaatattttgataacaaattttttttttcacatcttatattcactattttattttttaatttttttctttataaatataaaaaatcatttttttaataactatacCACTCAAGTTGGTAGTTGtttatgtaaaaaagaaaacatatttgttGTGTATATATAAAGTAGATGTAAAAATGTATTGGGGGTTAAAAGTATATGGTGCATTTATAACATAAATTGAGATGTCATTCTCCATATCcagattattttttaagaaatgtaGAGTTGAAATTATGTGTACTACCAATGAATTTATAGCTCCAGCTTTAAAGTGGGTGTGATACTGAGGTCTCTTTTCACGAGCCATATACACCAAGGTTGGCAAAATACACCCATCTACATCCTTTGACCCATGCGAGTCGTTTTTATGCACAAGTATCTGTTAAGAAAATCAAACCACAACACCACATGCATCAAAGTTACTGAACAATCGAAAACGTTGTTGTTTAACAAATCATATGTAACATGTGATTCTCTCGAACACAGTTTCAGAAAGTTAATGTACTTGAAGGATAGTGTCGTGATCACGTGGAGAGGGATTCGAGTCCCACTGCGAAAACCCATTATGCTTCGAGCGTGCTTCACTGGGTACACCACCCAACTTGGTTGCATCTTCTACTCGCCTTTTCATCTCTTCGTATAGTTTCTGCAAATAAAACGCAAGTAGATATCTTTGTGAGAAGGAATATACAGAGTCTTGAAAATT from Vigna unguiculata cultivar IT97K-499-35 chromosome 8, ASM411807v1, whole genome shotgun sequence encodes:
- the LOC114193834 gene encoding cellulose synthase-like protein E1; amino-acid sequence: MVRAEPYSLFQTRKDRARHIRRLYAVSLFVAICFVWAFRLTHIPAKGEAAQWAWLGLFLAELWSGIYWVFYQALRLNMIFRTTFPNTLSQRYEESRFPGVDIFVFTADAAVEPPLLVVNTVLSVMAYDYPPQKLSVYLSDDGCSEITFYALLEASSFAKHWVPFCKRFKVEPRSPSAFFNAPASTKSEDHNYVKHLATIHKLYEEMKRRVEDATKLGGVPSEARSKHNGFSQWDSNPSPRDHDTILQILVHKNDSHGSKDVDGCILPTLVYMAREKRPQYHTHFKAGAINSLLRVSSAISNGKIILILDCDMYSTHSQSVRDALCFFMDEDKGREIAYVQFPQTFYNIGKNDLYGNALSEILEVDLRGTDGFGGPVCIGTCCFFRRDALCVNKFRREHKNDWNDENENEVTEENLHELAEKSKALADCTYEKNTLWGKKIGSIYGCLVEDVVTGLWIQSQGWKSVYYNPSITGFCGIAPTNLLRTLVQLRRWGEGQLQLLFSEFRPKCYGDYKINLGLQLGYLHYNTFAFTSLSVLYYSIIPSLYLLKGISFFPKVCSLWFIPFAYVIVGEIGYSLIEGLSKGGSIQGWCNGTRMWLYVRSSSFLFSLLNFISGLFGHSNPSFLLTPKVTEDDVAQRYEKEMMEFGTSSPYFTVLATLALLNLFCLLLTLKDLVLGKGAFLEKMALQILLCGFLVFINFPLYQAIFVRKDKGRMPTFLSVKSTAFAFTACVFFKLFN
- the LOC114193835 gene encoding uncharacterized protein LOC114193835, with the protein product MAQVLYMALPVPAKPRKAALSSSSSKPLKFPRRSRSTNISIPTTSKGSGKRLLKPQKLNLEVSPHRAVSAVRLMRIELGGAFADLLNEKGKGSGENEMGYVQRTLGFRTRELSHHDLRLVTDIVGGTIRWRRYLDHLINSLCHDKDISSMEPLLLQILRIGFYEVVKLDMPPYAVVDENVELAKVALRPGAGNMVNGILRKLVVLKENGTLPLPKVEGDDRAQARALATLHSHPVWMVRRWTKYLGQEEAIKLMIWNNSEPSFSLRANRASGFSRDDLVAQLNELKVPHKLSLYLDEFVRIKTGLQIVIHAGLLKKGLCSVQDESAGLVISVVDPQPGETIVDGCAAPGGKTLYMASHLSGQGKVFAVDVNSGRLRILKETAKLHQVDGVITAIHADLRTLTDNGQLKSDKVLLDAPCSGLGVLSKRADLRWNRKLEDMEELKKLQDELLDAASKLVKPGGVLVYSTCSIDPEENDDRVAAFLVRHPDFRIDHVDRFVPPDFVTSSGFFFSNPVKHSLDGSFAARLVRDP